GCGCATCCCCCCAGCGTCCGCGACTCGGTGGGTGATAGATCGTCACGATCGAACGTCCATTTCGATCAGTCGCCGCCTGAGTTCGGCGCGACCTTGGGTAATCAGTAGCTCCGCTCTGCGCCGGGTGACCTGCATCGTTGCAGCCACTTCATCTACGCGCAGGCCGTTCACGTAGCGCAGCGTCAGAGCTCGGCGTTGTTCATCCGGCAGCGAGGCGAGAGCCCGACGCACGAGCATGATGTCTTGCTCATTCACGACATCTTCTTCGACGTCGGCGGAGGCATCTCCAACGAACGACACTTCGTCACTCGACATGTTCTCGATGGTTTCCTCGCGCCTGTTCATCACCTGGCGCCGGCGCAGGGCGTCCACGGCTTTGTAATGCGCGATGCGTAAGATCCACGTGCTCAAACTCGACTCTCCACGATAGTCTTTTGCTGACCTCAACACACCGATGAATGTTTCCTGGACGACATCCTGCAGGTCGTCTTCGGTGATGTCGGGCACAGTATGCACGATGTAACGCGACACAGCCGGCTCGTAATCGTGGAAGAGCTGCTCCACCGCGCTCGGGTCGTTATTGACCACGCGCTTGATGAGGGCCAGCTCGTCGGCGCGCTTCGTGTTCCTGCTGGAATTGTCGTCCTGCATGGATGAGTCTGCACCGCAAATAACTAGTTGAGATAACGAATGTAACTCAAGTGTAATTTATTGCGGTGAAGTGAATGTCGCTCGTTGATGTAACTTCATTGTCGTCCCGGCAAGCTAAATGCAGATTCCCCTTTACAACGCGACTATCTCAGCAAGCGAAGCCATTCACACACCGCTCATCGGGCTGGCGAAAGATGCATACGAGGCGGACCGGTCGTTTCGCACACGTGAGTAGCCGGATGGTGCATGGGAAAGATGGTATGCGGTGCATGGCTTCGACTGGTTGATAGGAGTTGTCCAAGAAAAATGATCAGTCAGGCACTCTATCTGACGAGCGAGGCGCACGCAGACCCGACGATCTTGAACTTGCTACGAACCCATTGTGCTGAAGTTCATGTCGTGTCCGCCGTTGCGCAAGCGACTGCCTTGATTTTCCCCTCAAGTCTGCCGTCTAGCAGCAGTTCCTGCTTACTAATTGTAGCAGACATCGAATCTGGTGGGTTGGCGTTGGCCGAATACGTTGCCGGATTGTTGAATCGTGCCTCACCCGAGGGCCGATCGAGTCCGGCGCAACCTTGCGTAAAGATCGTCTTGATTGATGACGTCGGCGATGTGAATGCTGCCCGAAAAGCCCTTCGTCTCGGCGTGGATGAATATTTGCTGCCCGGCGACTCGCTGGAGAAGCGCCTGAGCACGATTCGCTCGCTCATCGTCGAGGCGAGCCAGCGTGGTTCGGGCGACACTGCGCATGATGCCGGCCCCCAGGCACATGCCGCGATGGGCAACGGTATACACGCCTTGCATGCCCAAAACGATACGGCGCATTCATTCGACCTCAGCGCTCTGGACAACGTACGCCTGAGCCAGATCGAGGCAGCAATCATCCATTGCCTCAGCGCGCACACCGGTCTGCCCTTGTCTGCACGCGCGATCGTCAACCAGGTGATGGGTCGGGACCTGGATGAGGACAAGGCGGCAAGCCTGATCCGCCCGCACATCTCGCGTCTCCGTTCGAAGGTAGAGCCGACGCCACAGATGCCTCAGCGTTTGCTCACCGTGCGCGGCAAAGGCTATATGTTCGTGTGTTGAGGCGCCTCGCCATTGTGTTCACTCTGAAGACCGCGCATGACCTACCCTCCGCCCAATCGAACGTTCTGCACGGCCGGCTCCGGTTGATCGGAGCGGCATGCGCACTTACCTTGCTCGCCTCGATCGGGTTGTTGTCTGGCGCAACGGCTAATGCTCAGGGAGTCCGCCGACCTATCATCGCCCAACAGAGTGATATCACCCCTGATCCGATAGAGACGCCGGTCGGGGGTGTGACGCTCACTACCACCCCCGACGACAGCCGGTCGCCAACGCCGACCTTGACATCGGACGGTCAACCGACGGCCACTTGGACGCCTACAGCGGAACCGACTGCAACGCCGACGTCAACCGTGCCGACAAGCACGCCTTTGCCTCCGGATCCCACGAAAGCGCCCGACCCGACGACGACAGTGATGCCCAGGCCCAACCCGACGCACACAGCCACGGTGACGCCGGTGCCAATGGACACGCCGTTGCCTCCAACTTCCACAAAAGCGCCCGATCCAACGGCAACAACGACGCCCCTGCTGCCTACATCTACGGCGTCCGGGCCAACGGCGACCGCGACGTCCAGGCCCGACCCGACTCCCACGGCCACGGCGGCGCATACGGCCGAACCTGTGGTCACGAGCACGGCGACCGCTCCGCCCGTGCTCTCGCCGAGTCCTGTGACTGTATCTGCGCCGGTGAGAGCGTCATCGCCAACACCAGGGCCAGCCGGCGTCGTCGAAGCTACCGCGACGCCGCGCAATGAACCGCTCAAAACGACGCGGCCATCGGCGACCGCAACGCAGACTGCAACGCCGCGCGTCGAGATTTCGCGCACACCGTCCGACGACGATGTGCCGGGACCGCTCACCGCGCAGGCTGTCAACATCGGCGACGCGCAGGTGGCGCGCACCGCCCCCATGGGCGTGGTATACACAACGCGACAAATGCGCACGGCCGACGGTCGCCATGTCGTCACGGTCTGCGTCGCCAACATCGGTGTTACCAACGTGCCGGAAGTCAACGTCACATTCGCTTTGTCGCAGCCCGACGCCGCGATCGTGTCGTTGCGCGCGCCATCGGCGCCGAGCGAAGTGAGCAGCAATCAGGCGCGCGCCATCATCCGGGACGTTCCGCCGGGCCAACAGGTTCAGGTGGATATCGTTATCAATTCAAAGGATCCGCTACGCGACGGGCAACCCGAGATTGCGGTGCCGGAGGCCTACCGGCTCACATCGGATGATCCCGTGCTGATCTGCTCGCCTCGCGATGCAGCGCTTGATCCGGCGGAGGCTGTCGAGGCGCAATTCATCATCGCCGGTGAAACGGTCGAGACGGATCAAGCGGCAGCTGCCCTAATCAACCGGTTAGGCGCGTTCAGCGCCGTCCCGGTAGATCAGAAGTTTCAAGCCAGGCCGGCCGAGGCGGTGCTTTCGACGACGGTGCTGAGGGCGCTCCTTATCGCGTCGGGCGTGCTGGCGCTTGTGCTGGTCGTCCTGTTCTTCGTTCGAATGCGGCAACGCCGCATGAGCGGCTGAACGCGGATCGTCTCGTGGCAATGCGCCGGTCTACCTCTACTCAGGCACGCCGGCCTGAATCGCACAGCCGGGCGTGTTCGGCGAGGGCGAACCGGTCGGTCATGCCGGCAATGTAATCGCATACGACGCGGCTCAATGGCAGTCGCTCCATCTGCCGGTGCGCGCCCTCGGACATCATGTGCGGCTCATTCAGGTATGCCTGGAAGAGATCGGTGACGACGCGTTCAGCCTGCTTGGCCATGCTCCGGACACGCGGGTGGAAGTAAACGCGTTCGTAGAGGAAGTCCTTCAGCTCTCGATTCATCCGTTGCGTCTCAGATGGGTAGCCGACGAGCAGTTCCGGCCAGCGCCGTACGTCATTCACGCTGGCCTTGCCGTCGTGCTGTGCCAGCATGGTTGCAATGCGGCGCGAACTCTCCACCAGCAGATCGGTCACGACGAGGTCAATCAGCCTGCGAATGATGCGATGACGTTTGACGTCGGTGAAGGCAGCGTCGCAGTCCACCTGCGCGGCTTCGCTTGCGCGTCGCCACCAGGAGAGCGTTTTTACATCCTCCT
The window above is part of the Candidatus Roseilinea sp. genome. Proteins encoded here:
- a CDS encoding putative RNA polymerase sigma factor, which translates into the protein MQDDNSSRNTKRADELALIKRVVNNDPSAVEQLFHDYEPAVSRYIVHTVPDITEDDLQDVVQETFIGVLRSAKDYRGESSLSTWILRIAHYKAVDALRRRQVMNRREETIENMSSDEVSFVGDASADVEEDVVNEQDIMLVRRALASLPDEQRRALTLRYVNGLRVDEVAATMQVTRRRAELLITQGRAELRRRLIEMDVRS